Within Methanofastidiosum sp., the genomic segment AAATACTTCAAATCAATAGAAGAGTTCATGAACTTCTACAACAAGAAGCGACCCCATATGAGCTTGAATCTTGACGTGCTTGAGACGCCAGAAAAGGCATTTTACAGAAAGCTAGAATCTGGCAGTAATTTGCCAGATACTACCTAAAATAGGGGAGATTTTTTAATGAAAGGAAAAGGAAATAATTACAGGATAAGACATAATAGGAATTTTCAGTTAATTTTATATGTTATGGAGTAGATGAATATCCGTATGACATACGTAATTAGAAGTAGTGGAAAAAAAGAAGAATTTGACGCAGAAAAACTAATATCTTCAATTATGGCTGCTGCGAGTGAGGCCGGCATAAGGGACGATGCAAGATTACAGGCAATAATTGATAGTGCCTCATCAAATACTATCTTTTATGCAAAAAATAAACAAGAAGTTCAAACAAAAACACTAAAAGATATGATACTAAGCCAAATAATAAGAATCGGTATACAGATGGCAATTCAGAAATTTGGGGCCAATGCATCAAAAGAAAATGTACTTAGCGAGTTAATTAACGCTGGATTGGATATGTCTAAGAGTTCGAAATCAAGTGCATCAAGCGATGCTTTAAGTGAGATTTTGGGAGCATTGATGCAGGGAGATTCTAGAACTAATTCATCTAGCGATATCCTAAGTGATCTATTGGATGCAGGATTACGGATGTCTAACAAGAGCTCTAGGAGTAATGAGCCAAACGATATCTTAAGTCAGTTATTGGGTTCAGGAATGCAAAAGAGTTCAAGAGCAAATTCATCAGATGATGATCTAGAGAACATCATAAAGACAGGTATGAAGCTAGCCAATGCATGGATGAGATACAACAGATAATAGGCATTAAAAATCTCAATCGAACTAGAATAGTTTAATTTTATTTTTAATATTTTTATAAAAAATATAGGTAGATAAAATGAAATCGGACAGACTCACTTCAGATACTTTACAGAAGATAAAAGATGTAGAAAAAGAACTTATAGCCTTGAAAAATGAATATCTTTCAAAACAAGACCCTATAATAAAAGAAAAGATGGAACAAAAGAAAAAAGATTTAGATAAACTCAGGGCGTATTATAAAGACCATGTGATGACTTCATGCAACGAAAGTTTTGAGGCTAAAAGAAGAAGACTATCAAAGTATGATTGAGGGTTACTCAACTTTAATAGATCTTAATCCCTTTATTCCTAACGAAGGAATATTGAACTTCTCGCCTTCATATAACACTAGCTCATCAGTAATCTCAGTAATTAGATATTCTTTTTCAAAGTTATTTTCTGCAGTTAAAATAGCTTTAGTTGCACCTTCTTTTGGTAATGCTTTTGTTAATATTTGAGATAGCGTGGCAGAATTGTATTTATTATCTAAGATATCTTGAATTGAATAAAATATGTTTAAATCTCTACCACTAAAGTATACCACATTGGTAACATTCCCATAGATTGAAAGGGATTTTGAAACATCAATGAATTCAATTATTTTGAGTTTCTTTAGCCAGTTGCATTTGCACCCATATAAGGGGTCAGATATTACCTTTAATGGAGCGCCTTCTTCTTCAGATAATAACTTTCCTTGCTTCTTATAGCTTGCTATTACCTTTTCTCTGTATGGAATGCTAACAAGATAAAAATCCTCCGAAATATAGTTCACTATACCACTATCACCAAAGTTAGAAATTCTTGGCCCTTCCCAAATAACTTCTCTTTTTTCTTTATCAATAACTATTTCTGTTATAGTTGTACTTTGCATAGAATATAAATCTTCAAATTGATAAGTTTTGATATTTTCTCCTTGAATCACATAAAATGGCCATTCAATTTTTTGACCACACCCAATTGATCCTAAAATTAATATAAAAAAAATTAGGAAAAAATAAAATTTAGAAGATTTCATATTACTTCCACTCTTCTTAAGTTATTAATCCAAAATCCAGATGCATATCCGGGCATAATCAGTCTAAAATCGTCAGTTATGAGTATATTTTCTTTAGAATATGCTTCTTGGAATGAAACTTCTTTTGAATATCCATCTGATGCAATAAATTTAATTGATGTAGCAGTATCTGCGTATCTAGCTCTATCTAGTATTGCAACTAATGGTACCCCTGTGTATGTCCCCATTTCTCCTTTGAATTCAGCTTGAATAGTTTTCTTTTCAAATCTGCCTAAATCTTCTGGAGTTAATACTATTGTAACTTTTGTGTTTCCTGTAACAACTAATGCATTTGAAGAATCAAGTAGCTTTATTTCTTTTAACCAAGTTAACCAAAGCTTTCCTGGTTGATCGGGTATTACAATCTGTATAGGTCCGCCTGTTTCTTGTGTTAACTGAACTCCTTTTTCTGCGTAGCATAAATATGCTCCATCGTATTCATCCTTCACAAGAGTAATCATGTATCCATCTTCTGCAACGAAAGATATGTATTCAGGTTGGACGCCATAGCTAGTTAGTATGTCCATTAGTTTTACGCCAGTATAATTGCTTGGAATTTCTGTTCCAGTTGACTTAACAAGAGTGGCATCAAAAGTTTCAGCTTTCATCGTCTTAAGTTGGCTTAAAGACAAAGTTTCGCTATGCAGTCCTGTAAAATTCACCGTATAATCGGGTGTAGCGGGTACATTTTGAGTTGTACATCCTAAACTTAATACTAAAACTAGTATTGCCAATACTGGTATATAATTTCTATTCAAACAATCACCAATTTATGATATTATTTTTGAATATATAAGCGTTATGTCTAATAAATCATGACTATGGGAAATCTTTTAAGCGATATATTAGATAAATTATATCGTGAAGAA encodes:
- a CDS encoding molybdopterin-dependent oxidoreductase; this encodes MNRNYIPVLAILVLVLSLGCTTQNVPATPDYTVNFTGLHSETLSLSQLKTMKAETFDATLVKSTGTEIPSNYTGVKLMDILTSYGVQPEYISFVAEDGYMITLVKDEYDGAYLCYAEKGVQLTQETGGPIQIVIPDQPGKLWLTWLKEIKLLDSSNALVVTGNTKVTIVLTPEDLGRFEKKTIQAEFKGEMGTYTGVPLVAILDRARYADTATSIKFIASDGYSKEVSFQEAYSKENILITDDFRLIMPGYASGFWINNLRRVEVI